Part of the Bacteroidia bacterium genome, CGACTACCTGATATACTTAATCCCCATAGAGAATCAAGCGGTTCCCAATTCTATATTGTACAAGCAGGACCTGTAAAACCTGAAGAACTTACCATGATGGAAAACTATTTTGGTATTCAATACACAGATGAGGAGAAGAAAATATATTATACATTGGGCGGTAGACCTGACTTAGACATGCAGTATACTGTATTTGGTGAGGTAATTTCAGGTATGGATGTGGTAGATAAAATTGCTAAGGTGCCCCGCGATGCCCAAGATAAACCTTTGCAAGATATTAGAATGGAACTACAAATAGTAGAATAATCACTAAAAAACTATATGAGCAACACCCGTTCAGTGTATACAGTTATAATTGTAGCAGCTTTGGGCTACTTTGTGGATATTTACGATATTATTGTATTTAGTATTGTGCGTTTACCCAGTTTGCAAGCAATTGGAATTACAGATCCAAAAGACTTAGAGCGAATTGGCTTGTTTTTACTAAATATGCAAATGGGTGGGATGTTGATAGGAGGTATTGTTTGGGGAATATTAGGGGATAAAAAGGGGCGTTTATCCGTACTTTTTGGTTCTATTATGATGTACTCCATTGCTAATATTCTTAATGGAATGGTAGCAGATTTTCCAGCTTATCACTTAGAGATGTATGCAGTGATGCGCTTTATTTCTGGTGTAGGATTAGCAGGGGAATTAGGCGCGGGTATCACTTTAGTAGCAGAAATGATGAGTAAAGAAAAACGCGGTTATGGTACTATGATAGTCGTTTCTATGGGTGCCATGGGTGCGGTAGCCGCAGGTCTAGTATATCAATATTTTCAGGATTGGAAACTAAGCTATTTTGTTGGAGGTGTATTAGGACTCGTGTTACTATTACTACGTATAGGGGTTTCTGAATCAGGCATGTTTCAACAAATTAAAGAAATGCAAAATATCAGCAGAGGAAATTTTCTGATGC contains:
- a CDS encoding MFS transporter, whose translation is MSNTRSVYTVIIVAALGYFVDIYDIIVFSIVRLPSLQAIGITDPKDLERIGLFLLNMQMGGMLIGGIVWGILGDKKGRLSVLFGSIMMYSIANILNGMVADFPAYHLEMYAVMRFISGVGLAGELGAGITLVAEMMSKEKRGYGTMIVVSMGAMGAVAAGLVYQYFQDWKLSYFVGGVLGLVLLLLRIGVSESGMFQQIKEMQNISRGNFLMLFTNYNRFLTYLKCILNGLPVWYVVGILTTLSSEFARAFGLIPVTAKVDQARVVMYTYIGLTIGDVLSGTLSQILRSRKKTVVVFILFSLISSITFLTIPKNMQVFYWFYLVLGIGTGYWVVFVTIASEQFGTNLRATVTTTTPNFVRGSVIILTTLFQILKPLGTITSAIITALFSAGLALWALYGLQETFGKDLNYNEIDTPKNKKIV